GAGGACAACGCGAGCGATGGGAGGGGTGGTCGTGTCCACTGCCCGGGCCGGCCGCTCCGCCTACCTGAAGGAGATTCGATGAACAACGCAGCAACACCGTCGAGTCCGCGGATCAATGTCGGCCTGATCGGCGCCGGGTTCATGGGCAAGGCCCACTCGCTGGCGTACGCGGCAATGCCGATGTTCTTCTGGCCGGCGCCGGCTGTGCCGCATCGCCGGATGCTGGCGGAGCTCGATCCGACGGTCGCGCGTGACGCGGCACTCCGGTTCGGTTTCGAGGAGTCCACTAGCGACTGGCGCGCGGTGGTGCAGTCCGACGACGTCGATGTGGTCGACATCTCGGTGCCCAACGACGCGCACGCTGAGATTGCGATCGCTGCCGCGCAGGCAGGCAAGCACGTGATCTGCGAGAAGCCGCTCGCGCGCACCCTCGCCGACGCCGACCAGATGATCGCCGCCTGCCGCGACGCGGGCGTCCTTTTGATGTACGCCGAGGAGCTGTGCTTCGCCCCCAAGTACGTGCGGGCGAAGGAGCTCGCGGACGAGGGCGCCCTCGGCGACGTCCACCTGGTGCGCCAGGGCGAGCAGCACTTCGGGCCGCACTCGGGCTGGTTCTGGGACCCCGACCGGGCCGGCGGCGGCGTGCTCATGGACATGGGCTGCCACGGCATCGAGTTCGCCCGCTGGGTCTACGGCAAGCCGGCGGCCGAGTCGGTCACCGCCGAGCTGGGGACGTTCGTCCACGGCGACAGGACCGCGGCCGAGGATCACGCCGTCGTCACCGTTCGCTTCGCCGGGAACCGGCTGGGCGTGGTCGAGACGAGCTGGGCGAAGCCGGGCGGGATGGACGACCGGGCCGAGCTGATCGGCTCGACCGGCATCACCTATGTGGACATCCTGCGCGGCTCGGCGCTCATGACCTACAGCGAGAACGGCTACGGCTACGCGGTCGAGAAGGCGCCGCAG
The nucleotide sequence above comes from Gaiellales bacterium. Encoded proteins:
- a CDS encoding Gfo/Idh/MocA family oxidoreductase, which codes for MNNAATPSSPRINVGLIGAGFMGKAHSLAYAAMPMFFWPAPAVPHRRMLAELDPTVARDAALRFGFEESTSDWRAVVQSDDVDVVDISVPNDAHAEIAIAAAQAGKHVICEKPLARTLADADQMIAACRDAGVLLMYAEELCFAPKYVRAKELADEGALGDVHLVRQGEQHFGPHSGWFWDPDRAGGGVLMDMGCHGIEFARWVYGKPAAESVTAELGTFVHGDRTAAEDHAVVTVRFAGNRLGVVETSWAKPGGMDDRAELIGSTGITYVDILRGSALMTYSENGYGYAVEKAPQTSGWTFTMFEEIWNYGFPQEMRHFVECVQHGSQPAETGEDGRAVLEIIYAMYRAAGDAGRVSLPLEVSPDDAARPPYLLWKEPAKAG